A window of the Branchiibius hedensis genome harbors these coding sequences:
- a CDS encoding DUF6801 domain-containing protein, translated as MNSAVRRAAVLAGAGALVASASALVTPAAHAAGTGTGQYNCTSTLKGATISVGTWTAAVAAFSPSSVAKGATISTPLVTGVISAPAQATALLQAKGISVLQGTTTVKYSATGAVKNPGARSTNVAAPLAVVPPSGNALGIALVGGPISDTAANSAGTVTYAVTSVAGTFKTNKGTTLSIKCTPVGGSVTIATVAVK; from the coding sequence ATGAATTCCGCCGTACGCCGCGCCGCCGTTCTTGCTGGAGCGGGCGCCCTCGTGGCTTCCGCCTCGGCGCTTGTGACGCCGGCGGCCCACGCCGCCGGGACTGGGACCGGCCAGTACAACTGCACCTCGACGCTGAAGGGCGCGACCATCTCGGTCGGCACCTGGACCGCAGCCGTCGCCGCGTTCAGCCCGTCGTCAGTCGCCAAGGGCGCCACCATCTCCACTCCCCTGGTCACCGGTGTCATCAGCGCTCCGGCACAGGCCACGGCACTGTTGCAGGCCAAGGGCATCAGCGTCCTGCAGGGCACCACCACCGTGAAGTACTCGGCTACCGGTGCCGTCAAGAACCCGGGGGCGCGCAGCACGAACGTCGCCGCGCCGCTAGCAGTCGTCCCACCCTCGGGCAACGCGCTCGGCATCGCTCTGGTCGGCGGTCCGATCTCTGACACGGCAGCGAACTCCGCTGGCACCGTCACCTACGCGGTGACCTCGGTGGCCGGCACGTTCAAGACCAACAAGGGCACCACCCTGTCGATCAAGTGCACCCCGGTCGGCGGTTCGGTCACGATCGCAACGGTCGCGGTCAAGTAG
- the ilvA gene encoding threonine ammonia-lyase IlvA, translating to MQFPPDTTAPVTAADIDAAADRLHSVVRPTALEFSPRLSALTGARVYLKREDLQSVRSYKVRGAFNLMTGLDDEARRTGVVCASAGNHAQGVALACRTLEIPGRIYLPRNTPRQKRNRIEHHGGPWIELHLVGSTFDEAAEAAAADAASSGRSLVPPFDHPLVIAGQGTIAREILDQLGEPPALVVVPIGGGGLAAGVTQYLAERQPDVRVLGVEPAGAASMTAALAAGQPVTIDGIDPFVDGAAVRTVGSLTSAILGDHGVEVRTVAEGQICTEMIELYQNEGIITEPAGALAAAAVTDPDASPLPVHPGDAVVVVVSGGNNDLSRYGEVVERSLIHQGLKHYFLVNFSQEPGALRRFLDEVLGPDEDIVLFEYVKRNNRETGPALVGIELASAADISDLLDRMASTPLEIERLDPGSVSFRFLT from the coding sequence ATGCAGTTCCCGCCCGATACCACCGCACCGGTCACCGCCGCCGATATCGACGCCGCCGCGGACCGCCTGCACTCGGTGGTCAGACCGACCGCCCTGGAGTTCAGCCCCCGCCTTTCGGCGCTGACCGGTGCCCGGGTCTATCTCAAACGCGAGGACCTGCAGTCGGTGCGCTCCTACAAGGTCCGCGGTGCGTTCAACCTGATGACCGGACTCGATGACGAGGCGCGGCGTACCGGTGTGGTGTGCGCGAGTGCGGGCAACCACGCGCAGGGCGTCGCGCTGGCGTGTCGCACCTTGGAGATCCCCGGCCGGATCTACCTGCCGCGCAACACTCCCCGCCAGAAACGCAACCGCATCGAGCACCATGGCGGTCCGTGGATCGAACTGCACCTGGTGGGAAGTACCTTCGACGAAGCCGCCGAGGCCGCTGCCGCCGATGCTGCCAGCAGCGGCCGAAGCCTGGTGCCGCCGTTCGACCACCCCCTGGTCATCGCCGGTCAGGGCACCATCGCCCGCGAAATCCTGGATCAACTCGGCGAACCACCGGCACTGGTCGTCGTGCCGATCGGTGGCGGTGGCCTGGCCGCGGGTGTCACCCAGTACCTGGCCGAACGACAGCCTGACGTCCGCGTTCTCGGTGTCGAGCCCGCCGGTGCTGCCTCCATGACGGCGGCGTTGGCCGCGGGCCAGCCGGTCACGATCGACGGGATCGACCCGTTCGTCGACGGCGCCGCGGTCCGCACCGTCGGCAGCCTCACCAGCGCCATCCTGGGCGATCACGGTGTCGAGGTCCGCACCGTGGCCGAGGGGCAGATCTGCACCGAGATGATCGAGCTCTACCAGAACGAAGGCATCATCACCGAGCCGGCCGGAGCGCTGGCCGCGGCGGCGGTGACCGATCCGGACGCGTCGCCGCTGCCGGTGCACCCCGGCGATGCGGTCGTCGTGGTGGTCTCCGGCGGCAACAACGACCTGTCGCGGTACGGCGAGGTCGTCGAGAGATCCCTGATCCATCAGGGCCTCAAGCACTACTTCCTGGTCAACTTCTCGCAGGAACCGGGCGCCCTTCGCCGCTTCCTCGACGAGGTCCTCGGACCGGACGAGGACATCGTGCTGTTCGAGTACGTGAAGCGGAACAACCGCGAGACCGGGCCGGCGCTGGTCGGGATCGAACTGGCCAGTGCCGCAGACATTTCCGACCTTCTTGACCGGATGGCGAGTACGCCCTTGGAGATCGAGCGACTCGATCCGGGGTCGGTCAGCTTCCGCTTCCTGACCTGA
- a CDS encoding cation diffusion facilitator family transporter, producing MSSSGGNKAIIAALSANLGIALTKLVAYLLTGMSSMLAEAVHSFADSGNQLLLLVGGKKAKRSADVDHPFGYGRERYVYAFIVSIVLFTIGGLFALYEAYHKWHEAVSGHGERPGTDQRWWWVPLLVLVVAICMEGFSFRTAIGEANHTRGAASWVRYVRGAKAPELPVVLLEDFAALIGLLFAMFGVGLAIITQDARWDAAGTAMIGLLLVAVAVVLAVEMKSLLIGEGAAPERVRSIRDAIESVDVIDRVIHLKTLHLGPDELLVAAKVAVDTGDTGGEISAAIDAAETAARSAQPDMELLIYLEPALDTGEAGADSIGHVRSGSGS from the coding sequence ATGTCCAGTAGCGGAGGCAACAAGGCCATCATCGCTGCGCTGTCGGCGAACCTGGGGATCGCGCTGACCAAACTGGTCGCCTACTTGCTGACCGGCATGTCCTCGATGCTGGCCGAGGCGGTGCACTCCTTCGCCGACTCGGGCAACCAGTTGCTGTTGCTGGTGGGCGGTAAGAAGGCCAAGCGCTCAGCCGACGTCGACCACCCGTTCGGCTACGGCCGTGAGCGGTACGTCTACGCCTTCATCGTCTCCATCGTGCTGTTCACCATCGGTGGTCTCTTTGCGCTCTACGAGGCGTATCACAAGTGGCACGAGGCGGTTTCGGGCCACGGTGAGCGACCCGGGACTGATCAGCGCTGGTGGTGGGTGCCGTTGTTGGTCCTGGTGGTGGCGATCTGTATGGAGGGTTTCTCCTTCCGTACGGCGATCGGCGAGGCCAACCACACCCGCGGCGCTGCGTCGTGGGTGCGTTATGTGCGCGGCGCCAAGGCGCCGGAGCTGCCGGTCGTGCTCCTGGAAGACTTCGCTGCGCTGATCGGTCTGCTGTTCGCGATGTTCGGTGTGGGCCTGGCCATCATCACCCAGGATGCGCGATGGGACGCTGCTGGCACGGCGATGATCGGCCTGCTGTTGGTGGCGGTGGCCGTGGTGCTGGCCGTCGAAATGAAGTCCCTGCTGATCGGGGAGGGAGCTGCCCCGGAGCGGGTGCGGTCTATCCGCGACGCCATCGAGTCGGTCGACGTGATCGATCGGGTGATCCACCTCAAGACGCTGCACCTGGGTCCAGATGAACTCCTGGTCGCCGCCAAGGTCGCGGTCGACACCGGCGACACCGGCGGGGAGATCTCCGCTGCGATCGATGCCGCAGAAACGGCGGCCAGATCAGCTCAGCCGGATATGGAGTTGCTGATCTACCTCGAACCCGCGCTCGACACGGGGGAGGCCGGCGCCGATTCGATCGGACACGTCAGGTCAGGAAGCGGAAGCTGA
- the mtr gene encoding mycothione reductase, with amino-acid sequence MTSEHFDLAVIGSGSGNSIITPDFDGKRVAIIERGVFGGTCLNVGCIPTKMFVYAAEVAEQIRSAATYGIDAHIDAIRWRDIRDRVFARIDPISEGGKDYRVNGPNTTAYLGSARFTGSRALTVTVDGQEQHLTADQIVIATGSSPIIPDPVRDSGVTYYTNENVMRIDELPSRMVILGGGYIAAEFAHVFSALGVDVSIVTRGPALLRQTDEEVSTAFTELAAQRWDLHLSAEVIAARQDAAGVTAELTTGESVTGDILLVATGRAPNTPDLDLSAAGVATHSDGRVIVDEFGRTSAEGVWALGDVSSPYQLKHVANHEARVVAHNLAHPRELRSIDHRFVPSAVFTHPQLAGVGLTERQAREAGHDVVTKSQKYGDVAYGWAMEDTTGFVKLVADRRTGELLGAHLMGPDASSLIQLLIQAMSFGLGVHQMARGQYWIHPALAEVIENALLGLDFGN; translated from the coding sequence GTGACTAGCGAGCACTTCGATCTGGCCGTTATCGGCTCCGGTTCCGGCAACTCGATCATCACCCCCGACTTCGACGGGAAACGGGTCGCGATCATCGAGCGCGGCGTCTTCGGCGGGACCTGCCTCAACGTGGGCTGCATCCCCACGAAGATGTTCGTCTACGCCGCGGAAGTGGCCGAGCAGATCAGGTCCGCCGCGACGTACGGGATCGATGCGCACATCGACGCGATCCGGTGGCGGGACATTCGCGACCGGGTCTTCGCCCGGATCGACCCGATCTCCGAGGGCGGCAAGGACTACCGCGTCAACGGGCCCAACACGACCGCCTACCTGGGTTCGGCCCGGTTCACCGGTTCGCGCGCGCTGACGGTCACCGTCGACGGGCAGGAGCAGCACCTGACCGCTGACCAGATCGTGATCGCGACGGGTTCGAGTCCGATCATCCCCGACCCGGTGCGGGATTCTGGTGTCACGTACTACACGAACGAAAACGTCATGCGGATCGACGAGTTGCCTTCTCGCATGGTGATTCTCGGCGGCGGCTACATTGCGGCGGAGTTCGCGCACGTGTTCTCAGCGCTCGGCGTCGATGTCAGCATCGTGACGCGCGGCCCGGCTCTGCTGCGCCAGACCGACGAGGAGGTTTCCACCGCGTTCACGGAACTGGCCGCGCAGCGATGGGATCTGCACCTGTCGGCCGAGGTCATTGCCGCCCGGCAGGACGCGGCCGGCGTCACCGCGGAACTCACCACGGGGGAGTCGGTGACCGGTGACATCCTGCTGGTCGCGACGGGGCGAGCCCCCAACACCCCGGATCTGGACCTGTCCGCAGCGGGTGTCGCTACCCACTCCGACGGTCGGGTCATTGTCGATGAATTTGGCCGGACCAGCGCGGAAGGGGTCTGGGCGCTGGGCGACGTCAGCTCGCCGTACCAGCTCAAACACGTCGCCAACCACGAGGCGCGAGTCGTCGCGCACAACCTGGCCCACCCGCGGGAACTGCGCAGCATCGACCACCGGTTCGTGCCGTCGGCCGTTTTCACCCACCCGCAGTTGGCAGGCGTGGGCCTCACCGAGCGCCAGGCCCGCGAGGCTGGTCATGACGTGGTCACCAAGAGCCAGAAGTACGGCGACGTTGCGTACGGCTGGGCGATGGAGGACACCACGGGCTTTGTGAAACTGGTTGCCGATCGGCGTACCGGCGAACTGCTCGGCGCCCACCTGATGGGCCCGGACGCCAGCAGCTTGATCCAGTTGCTGATCCAGGCCATGTCCTTCGGACTCGGGGTGCATCAGATGGCCCGTGGCCAGTACTGGATCCACCCGGCGCTGGCCGAGGTGATCGAGAACGCGCTCCTGGGTCTGGACTTCGGTAACTGA
- a CDS encoding SIS domain-containing protein, with product MPRLEEAWIDDSEQIAARDSRGTLRALATAGAQVRESMALAHEAGIDQVAYGERPRSVLVSALGGSAVVADILQALAEQGSPVPVTVRRNVPVPAWVGPLDLVVAVSLSGAADGPVAVAAEAARRGASLLTVGAQDSVLADISRQARGVHVDVGRGRTSSRTSLWSLLTPVLMAGDRLGLVDVPDEALAVAADRLNEWAEACRPSSESFVNPAKSMALSVAESVPVVLGDGPLTGVAALRAVSMLARTARIPATWGELPDTASQVVSLFDGPFTAGGGAGVTQAKDIFADPFLDGPEQPALGVVMLRDAQPGEVADALTDSLLETARDAGATVIEHRSAPGPAIARLAEHVAVTDFAATYVALGLGIDPAVSPHLADYLERVRAKGL from the coding sequence ATGCCCCGGTTGGAAGAGGCCTGGATCGACGATTCAGAACAGATCGCGGCCCGTGACTCCCGTGGCACCCTGCGGGCGCTGGCCACCGCCGGTGCCCAGGTCCGTGAGTCCATGGCGCTGGCGCACGAGGCCGGGATCGATCAGGTCGCGTACGGCGAGCGCCCGCGCAGTGTCCTGGTCAGCGCCCTCGGTGGCAGCGCGGTGGTGGCCGACATCCTTCAGGCGCTGGCCGAACAGGGCTCCCCGGTGCCCGTCACCGTCCGGCGCAACGTGCCGGTACCTGCCTGGGTCGGCCCGCTGGATCTGGTCGTGGCGGTGTCCCTGTCGGGAGCGGCCGACGGACCGGTTGCGGTGGCCGCCGAGGCCGCCCGGCGCGGCGCCTCCCTGCTCACCGTCGGCGCGCAGGATTCGGTGCTCGCCGACATCAGTCGTCAGGCCCGCGGCGTCCACGTGGACGTGGGCCGCGGCCGCACCTCGAGCCGTACCTCCCTGTGGTCGTTGCTGACGCCCGTTCTGATGGCCGGTGACCGGCTGGGCCTGGTCGACGTACCCGACGAAGCGCTCGCCGTCGCCGCCGACCGGCTCAACGAGTGGGCCGAGGCGTGCCGCCCGAGCTCCGAGTCGTTCGTGAACCCCGCGAAGTCCATGGCGTTGTCGGTCGCCGAAAGCGTGCCGGTCGTGCTCGGTGACGGACCGCTCACCGGGGTGGCGGCCCTGCGCGCGGTGTCCATGCTGGCCCGTACGGCGCGTATCCCGGCCACCTGGGGCGAGTTGCCGGACACTGCCTCACAGGTGGTCTCCCTGTTCGACGGTCCCTTCACGGCCGGTGGCGGCGCCGGAGTGACTCAGGCCAAGGACATCTTCGCCGACCCCTTCCTCGACGGCCCCGAGCAACCGGCGCTCGGTGTGGTCATGTTGCGCGACGCGCAGCCGGGTGAGGTCGCCGATGCGCTCACCGACTCGCTGCTGGAGACCGCGCGCGACGCGGGCGCCACCGTCATCGAGCACCGCAGCGCACCCGGACCGGCCATCGCCCGGCTGGCCGAGCACGTTGCCGTCACCGACTTCGCCGCGACGTACGTCGCCCTGGGCCTTGGCATCGACCCGGCCGTCTCCCCGCATCTGGCGGACTATCTCGAACGGGTGCGCGCGAAGGGGCTGTAG
- a CDS encoding Trm112 family protein, protein MSDLIEPWLREILRCPVGKHELADGSAPDGSAELQCTEDCEGSGQRRGYPIQDGIPVLLADQARVFTV, encoded by the coding sequence GTGAGCGACCTCATCGAACCCTGGCTGCGTGAGATCCTGCGCTGCCCCGTCGGCAAACACGAGTTGGCCGACGGCAGCGCACCCGACGGGAGCGCCGAACTGCAGTGCACCGAGGATTGCGAGGGTTCGGGCCAACGCCGCGGCTACCCGATCCAGGACGGCATCCCGGTGCTGCTGGCCGACCAAGCCCGCGTCTTCACCGTCTGA
- a CDS encoding phosphomannomutase/phosphoglucomutase has translation MELASFVKAYDVRGVVPEQLNESVAEAFGAAFAIVVAIPDGADGIVVGHDMRPSSPALSAAFARGAASQGVDVTVIGLCSTDGLYYASGALDRPGAMFTASHNPAQYNGIKMCRAGARPISLETGLAQIRDLAQQQVDGQPLPVVDTAGTVTTQDLLADYAAYLRGLVDLSGIRPLKVVVDAGNGMGGYTVPAVLGTDAGLPQLPIEIVPLYFELDGTFPNHEANPLEPANLVDLQKAVVEHGADVGLAFDGDADRCFAVDERGEPVNPSAITALVATREIARDVAAGVPADQISIVHNLISSAAVPQIVAEAGATPVRTRVGHSFIKAEMAKHNAIFGGEHSAHYYFRDFWFADTGMLAAMHLLAALGEADQPLSELAGQFQRYVASGEINSTVSDAATATERVRQWAVEQTGGEVDVDTLDGTTLTFHGEPMWWLNLRASNTEPLLRLNVEAADDATMSGIRDAVLPLIRAAD, from the coding sequence GTGGAACTCGCCTCCTTCGTCAAGGCCTACGACGTGCGCGGCGTCGTCCCCGAGCAACTCAACGAATCGGTCGCTGAGGCGTTCGGTGCCGCGTTCGCCATCGTTGTGGCCATCCCCGACGGCGCCGACGGCATCGTCGTCGGCCATGACATGCGACCGAGCTCGCCGGCGTTGAGTGCGGCGTTTGCGCGCGGGGCCGCCAGTCAGGGGGTCGACGTCACGGTGATCGGGCTGTGCTCCACCGATGGCCTGTACTACGCCAGCGGTGCCCTCGACCGGCCGGGGGCGATGTTCACCGCGAGCCACAATCCGGCGCAGTACAACGGCATCAAGATGTGCCGCGCCGGTGCGCGGCCGATCAGCCTGGAGACCGGACTGGCGCAGATCCGGGACCTGGCGCAGCAGCAGGTCGACGGCCAGCCATTGCCGGTGGTCGACACCGCGGGCACCGTGACGACCCAAGACCTCCTCGCCGACTACGCGGCCTACCTGCGCGGACTGGTCGACCTCAGCGGCATCCGTCCCCTCAAAGTCGTGGTCGACGCCGGCAACGGAATGGGCGGCTACACCGTGCCCGCCGTGCTCGGCACCGACGCAGGATTGCCACAGCTGCCGATCGAGATCGTGCCGCTCTACTTCGAACTCGACGGCACCTTCCCCAACCACGAGGCCAATCCGCTGGAGCCGGCGAATCTGGTCGACCTGCAAAAAGCGGTTGTCGAGCACGGAGCCGATGTGGGGCTGGCCTTCGATGGCGACGCGGATCGCTGTTTCGCCGTCGATGAGCGCGGTGAGCCGGTCAACCCGTCCGCCATCACGGCACTGGTCGCGACCCGGGAAATCGCCCGCGACGTCGCCGCCGGCGTCCCGGCTGACCAGATCAGCATCGTGCACAACCTGATCTCCTCGGCCGCCGTCCCGCAGATCGTCGCCGAAGCCGGCGCCACCCCGGTCCGCACCCGCGTCGGGCACTCCTTCATCAAGGCCGAGATGGCCAAGCACAACGCGATCTTCGGCGGTGAGCACTCGGCGCACTACTACTTCCGCGATTTCTGGTTCGCCGATACCGGCATGCTGGCCGCGATGCACCTGCTGGCTGCCCTCGGCGAGGCAGACCAGCCGCTGTCCGAGCTGGCCGGCCAGTTCCAGCGCTACGTCGCCTCCGGGGAGATCAATTCGACCGTCAGCGACGCGGCCACCGCCACCGAGCGGGTGCGACAGTGGGCCGTCGAGCAGACCGGGGGAGAGGTCGACGTCGACACGCTCGACGGCACGACCCTCACCTTCCACGGCGAACCCATGTGGTGGCTGAACCTGCGCGCGAGCAACACCGAGCCCTTGCTCCGGCTGAACGTCGAAGCGGCCGACGACGCGACGATGAGCGGCATCCGGGATGCCGTCCTGCCGCTGATCCGCGCCGCGGACTGA
- a CDS encoding FMN-binding negative transcriptional regulator has product MVYLPEHDAAADAGAVVELLRNAPLAALVTSDGRQLAADHVPLLLEGDVESGRLIGHVARANPLWHNGRHEGESLAIFNGAQHYVSPTWYPSKEQHHRVVPTWNYLIAHVYGEVVVHDDERWVRAAVAKLTKAMESQRPQPWRMADAPANYLTGQLGNVVGIEIAIARVVAKFKVSAARSVDDRLGAAEGIAGEPDGLAATDLVTAMRDVTGDD; this is encoded by the coding sequence GTGGTCTACCTCCCAGAACATGACGCGGCAGCCGATGCTGGCGCCGTTGTCGAGTTGCTACGAAACGCGCCGCTTGCTGCGCTCGTCACCAGCGATGGCCGGCAGTTGGCCGCCGATCACGTGCCCTTGTTGTTGGAGGGCGATGTGGAATCCGGTCGTCTCATCGGACACGTCGCACGGGCAAACCCGTTGTGGCACAACGGTCGCCATGAGGGGGAGTCCCTGGCGATCTTCAATGGGGCGCAGCACTACGTGTCACCTACCTGGTACCCGTCCAAGGAGCAGCACCATCGGGTCGTCCCTACCTGGAACTACCTGATCGCGCACGTCTACGGCGAGGTTGTCGTGCACGACGACGAACGCTGGGTGCGGGCCGCGGTCGCGAAGTTGACCAAGGCGATGGAGTCGCAGCGGCCGCAGCCGTGGCGCATGGCGGACGCCCCGGCGAACTATCTGACGGGACAACTCGGCAACGTGGTGGGTATCGAGATCGCCATCGCCCGGGTGGTCGCCAAATTCAAGGTGAGCGCCGCGCGGTCGGTGGACGACCGACTCGGCGCTGCCGAGGGCATCGCGGGTGAACCGGACGGGCTGGCCGCGACGGATTTGGTGACTGCAATGCGCGACGTGACTGGCGACGATTAG
- a CDS encoding DUF3499 domain-containing protein: MRLKRQCDRTACNAGAVATLTFVQSEGTAVVGPLATHAEPHTYDLCAVHAARLTVPRGWTVVRLAVEEQQPQPSDDDLLALADAVREAGRVSSPSAVADVRRVAGDEGQSGPARPALRLV; this comes from the coding sequence GTGCGGTTGAAGCGGCAGTGCGATCGGACGGCGTGCAACGCCGGGGCGGTCGCGACCCTGACCTTCGTGCAGTCCGAGGGAACCGCAGTCGTTGGCCCGCTCGCCACCCACGCCGAACCGCACACCTACGACCTGTGCGCTGTCCACGCAGCCCGGCTCACGGTGCCCCGCGGCTGGACGGTCGTGCGATTGGCCGTCGAGGAACAGCAGCCGCAGCCCAGCGACGACGATCTGTTGGCCCTGGCGGACGCCGTACGGGAAGCGGGCAGGGTCTCCTCACCGTCGGCCGTTGCCGACGTACGGCGAGTGGCGGGCGACGAGGGCCAGTCTGGTCCAGCACGGCCCGCGTTGCGCCTGGTTTAG
- a CDS encoding metallopeptidase family protein, with protein MQHNRHGRGIRGPLAWPPVPAMRPRAALFDELVLDALERIEARLGKPLGLIELAVEDVPPSDPAPWETQIALARTFPAEHGNPARVVLYRRPIESRAVREEELADLIDEVVTEQVADLIGVPPEDLGRE; from the coding sequence ATGCAGCACAACCGGCACGGGCGGGGTATCCGCGGCCCCCTTGCCTGGCCCCCGGTGCCTGCGATGCGCCCGCGGGCGGCCCTCTTCGACGAGCTCGTGCTGGACGCGCTCGAACGCATTGAAGCGCGCTTGGGAAAACCACTGGGTCTGATCGAACTGGCCGTCGAAGACGTCCCGCCGAGCGACCCGGCGCCGTGGGAGACGCAGATCGCGCTGGCCCGCACGTTCCCGGCCGAACACGGCAATCCTGCGCGCGTGGTGCTCTACCGCCGACCGATCGAATCGCGTGCGGTCCGCGAGGAAGAACTCGCGGACCTGATCGATGAAGTGGTGACCGAACAGGTCGCCGATCTGATCGGCGTACCTCCTGAGGATCTGGGTCGCGAGTGA
- a CDS encoding SDR family oxidoreductase, which translates to MTDPTQAPSLVSYVPGLGRRPVLVTGASGVLGRAVVAELAASHTPVRAISRHPDAQQQADGWLAADLAAGTGLEQALADVAAVIHCATDPSDAQRVDVDGTRNLISALEQHNPAARLVYVSIVGVFDNPFPYYRAKADAERLVYDARVPHVVARGTQFHSFVHDLLRPRGGVTVGVSGLRFAPVDQAWFAARLVDLALAEDPPELSQYAGPETFTFQELAALTAHVEGRRTPFRLPAPAIGATLRAFRDGSNLPGPTALRGGATYAEWLATRSGGTKQAR; encoded by the coding sequence GTGACCGATCCCACGCAAGCCCCGTCGCTGGTCAGCTACGTCCCCGGCCTCGGTCGTCGCCCGGTCCTGGTCACCGGCGCATCGGGTGTGCTCGGGCGGGCGGTGGTCGCCGAACTGGCCGCTTCCCACACCCCGGTGCGCGCCATCAGCCGGCATCCGGACGCCCAGCAGCAGGCCGACGGTTGGCTGGCGGCCGACCTCGCTGCCGGGACCGGCCTCGAGCAGGCGCTGGCAGATGTTGCAGCGGTAATCCATTGCGCGACAGACCCATCCGATGCACAGCGGGTCGATGTTGACGGCACACGGAACCTCATCTCCGCCCTGGAGCAACACAATCCGGCCGCGCGCCTGGTCTACGTATCCATCGTCGGTGTCTTCGACAACCCGTTCCCCTACTATCGCGCCAAGGCGGACGCCGAGCGCCTGGTCTACGACGCACGGGTGCCGCACGTGGTTGCTCGCGGGACGCAGTTCCACTCGTTCGTCCACGACCTGCTGCGACCACGGGGCGGCGTGACCGTGGGTGTGTCCGGACTGCGCTTCGCTCCCGTCGACCAGGCCTGGTTCGCCGCCCGCCTGGTCGATCTCGCCCTGGCCGAGGATCCGCCGGAGTTGTCCCAGTACGCCGGGCCGGAGACATTCACCTTCCAGGAACTGGCGGCGCTGACCGCGCACGTCGAGGGCCGCCGTACCCCGTTCCGGCTGCCCGCGCCAGCGATCGGCGCCACCCTGCGGGCGTTCCGGGACGGCAGCAACCTGCCCGGGCCCACCGCGCTACGCGGTGGCGCGACGTACGCCGAGTGGCTGGCGACCCGATCAGGCGGCACCAAGCAGGCCCGCTGA